A region of Corvus cornix cornix isolate S_Up_H32 chromosome 3, ASM73873v5, whole genome shotgun sequence DNA encodes the following proteins:
- the SMIM26 gene encoding small integral membrane protein 26, giving the protein MKPARAAVWNARAALLYSLGGWTTLGALIYYSRQNKASIENANDPEANQGIRKEVHTKEYPFGLTVTTEITYKEVQPPLTRLLRRVVSFFVPNDDPPSEK; this is encoded by the exons ATGAAGCCGGCGCGCGCGGCCGTGTGGAACGCGAGGGCCGCGCTGCTCTACTCGCTGGGCGGCTGGACCACGCTGGGCGCCCTCATCTACTACAGCCGCCAGAACAAAGCCAGCATCG AGAATGCAAATGATCCTGAGGCAAACCAAGGGATCCGCAAGGAAGTACACACTAAGGAATATCCTTTTGGATTGACAGTGACAACAGAAATAACATACAAAGAGGTTCAGCCTCCTCTCACTCGACTGCTCAGGCGTGTGGTGTCATTCTTTGTTCCTAATGACGACCCTCCTTCCGAAAAGTGA